The genomic segment ttctagtttaaattaatcactttttatgtgttccTTAAATCATAGACTAATGATTTTAGGCATAAGTTATCAAATAAGTTAAAATTCATATTATCTATTTACTAATCTTAAGGCTTTAAGTATAGACAAGACAACTAAGCAGTGTAAGACTATAAGTGAATGTAtgtgaattgcaaatcaatgtattagtgtattgactttcacaataacatgtgtaagtaaataagttttattttgatttgaaataaattataagtttgtaactaatataacttatcactaatcattgtaatttgtaagtttgtaactaatattacttattattaatcagtgtaaattataaattcattgtAACTACTAACTAATATTGCTTAtaattaatcattgtaaattataaattcataaattatcacCAATCATTGTATAGTCTAAGgtttattctagtttaaattaatcactttttatgtgtttcttaaatcatagactaaagattctaggtataagtgatcaaataaatgccaattaaaccacaaaatgattagaacataagtaatgtgttcaattatgaataaatttaGGGATCAAATCAGTAATAATTTATAAATCATAGATGAATTCCGTTAAACCGAATTCATTACCGTTttcgaatttgaaatcggttGCGGAATGAATTCGGTTATGCCCAATTCGGAATTGAAAACGGTTTAAATTTTTACAGGTAGAATAACCGAATTCAGTgcaccgaattaccgaatttgCACCGAATGCACACCCctaattgattgtaattaatgaAGAAAtcatgtttggattgcattttctgaatttttaatagaaaaattactgtaacgatttgatatatgtgaaataaaaagataattgaaaaatgtgttcatgaAAAGCGTAACAATAAAGAAAAATTGCTTTCCAAACAAGACAGATTCATACGAGAAAACTGCAAAttgcaattttattttttttaacccttCAATCCTGCTTGCGCTTTTTTCATTCATAAATGTTAGATTCAAAATTTGAACCCTAAAAAAATTTAGTAGCGGAAAAAACTCGATAGGAGCTTCTTGACCGCTGAGTCAACTCAATAGTTCAATTTACCATAATTACGTAATTTCTAACAAAGATATGCGTATAATAAAGGTTTATTAGTATTAATTTACACCACAATGTAAATAACGAAGACCTCATAAGTTCTCAAGATCTTGTTTTTGTCTCTTCATGAGTGTTAGTTACCTCATAATTGGTTAATTTTTCATTATGGAGAAAAACACCCTAATGAAATGCTTGCTCGTTgcaagttcaaaaaaaaaaaaattaaaatacatgaATTCTTACATATTCCATTAGAAATTTGTAATAGGCATACATATTTACATACAAGTGATTTGCATTTCCATAACCAaagtcccttttttttcttgcagAACAAAGCACTTCAATCTCTAGTTTTTATTCTTAAATTAACAACTAAGTAAAGTGAGATTGATGGACTACCAGCCAAAAGGATCATCGTGGCGTTAAACTAGTAATCTAAGAGTTTGATTACTAAATTGCTTTATCATTGCATAGGGGAGTACAAggaaattccaaaaaaaaaaaaaaaaaatacatcaaaAACCTATCTAACAATTTGCCCTTGTTTAGATATCACatatatgaaaatagaaaacgTAATTTTATCTGGATGCAAATTTGCTTTGGTTATGATTGGCATCACCATCAGATTCCAAATCTAGACGGTTTAGAAATGGAAACAAGGCTTCAAAGATTCGTAAGGGGCCACTATTAAACAAACTTGACAATTTTGCTGCACCTAACGCACTTGATTCTCTCTTTTGCTAATGTGGCATTTAAAATATTGCTCCTACTACACTATTTGTACTTTGCATACTTGCTAATATTTGTTGCATGGTTTGGGTCAGCCAATCTAGTAGATTAATATAAGTACTACACTTTAaacaaaggttttttttttttttttttctctctgatGGGTGACCATTCGTACTTGTCAGTACACCTAGATCACACCTAGCTTCAAGAAGGGTTGGATTAATGGTAAAGTCAGAGAAATTATAGGTAAACTGTAAGAAAAAGATTACACCTAACATATTATATGAATTCATATGCTAACGATTATCATCCTGTTTTACATTTATATGCATTTCCTAAttaatattactttttcaaaatatGAACACGTGAAATCCATCCTAATGGGCACTCATTAGACAGACGCTTAAACAAATAACTAAATCATAAATTCTCGGTTGTGCATAAGTGTTTGGATTGCTAATATCTAACCAAAAATTATTTGTTTGCATCACAAATACAATTTATaacacatattttttatcttcccaatcatCTTTTTTATCTCGCACAcatcacatcacatcacaaaaaagtgctatagtaattattccaaataatatttcaaacacTTTCCTATCCAAACACTTATTTCTAGACAAAACTACATGAGAATCACTTCAAACATATTAGAAAAAGCTGTGTCCTTGAAGACTAAATCTTGAAAAATCTTTACTTTAAATACACATTAAGCTACTACTCCAATtgcctccaaaaaaaaaaaaaaagcgctaCTTGTCCAATGCCCTAAAGAAAGCCCATCGATGGCATTGTTTACAAGAGTTCTTGTAACAATAAACTATACTTTTTAAGATATGAAATAtgtcagagaaaaaaaaaaggttctcaTCGAAAAAAGTTTGATACTACATTAGAAATTACAATTTCGTAAATTAATAGGCATACTCAAATAAATTATACATATTAAAAGACTCTTATCATCAAGCAACACGTATGTTGAATATCGGATCTTTCCAATTTTAATTCCAATTAATCGCTTattgggaaaataaataaaaaatcacaAAGGTCCAATACAATTACAATTAAGTGAATAATACTTTTTGATCATTTAACAAATTCATTAATTAATACCCTTGCCCTTAAGCTTAGCatggttttgagaaatttaaTCATAAAAGATCGTACCCAGAAAGATCTCAAAACGCGTAAATAACAACATTAAAAacaaaaagcaagaaaatagtTTACATAAAGTTTAGATTACTTAATTAAGTACTTTATGATCCCttcattaattaattaagtTACCTAATTAACAGAAAAAGATGGAAAGGACAAAGCCCAAAAGCTACCAGTCTTCTTCATTAGTCAGATTCACATTTCATAATCATCTCTacttttttttgatttattctttTCCACTTCACTAACTCCTCCTCTCATTCACACCCGCCTTTTTCGTCCCTCTTCATCACTTCCCCCATGTGCCAAGCCCCCTATATATGAACAACTTCAACAAGATTTCTCTGTTTCGGGGACCCTTTGAGATCCTGTACTTGATAAAGTTGTTAATAATAATACATGTGAACATCTTAGTAAGGGCCTGCTGATGCGGTGAGGCGGTGCCTTGATGTGATGCTACTCATACTGCAGTGAGATTTGCAGCAGTGAACTCACatgtgaagaagatgatgatgatcatgagggctttcatcttcttcatttttgtcATTATTCTCAACTCAATCCCAGCTCAGTCTCGCCCCGGAGATCCTTTCAAGTCCATCTTGGGTATGTTCAGTGATCGTTAGCACATTCTTGGTaggattgaaaatggttttctaTTGTGATAAAGATTGGTTCTTGACATGTAACTGGGAATATTGTTGCATTTCTTGGGGGATATAGCAACTGGGTTTGGGATATTTTCATTGGTACGGTGAAAGGGGTTCTTGAAATATGATAAAGTCCATCGTATGTTCGTTTATTGATCTTTAAGATATTCCTTTTAGGATAAAAATTTCTAGAATGAAAACTGGGACTTTATTGTTTCCTTGGTGGTTTTGGCGACTGGGATTTTGATATTTTCATTGTTCTCAAATTTATATGGAGTGATGTGGGATTTTTGCAATGAGCTAAAGTTTTGTTGTTGATGggtttttggttattttaggtaTTGCAGTGCAGAAATTGTTCTTGAATTGATCGataatttgatcaattttgatGACTATGGAAGTTAGAGAACTATTTGTTTCGAGCATGTTGATTGTCATGGCAATTTTTTTGCAACAATCATTTGTTACAGTTGTCGTTTTTGCTTTTGCTGTTTGTTGCTATAATTCAggttccttttgtttcttttgttaagATTTAGACAAAATTCCTAATTTGGTCAATTTGTGTTGCATATCTTGCCAACTGCCAAGGCAATTTGATATAGTTCCAAAACTGTTTATATTTTCTGAAAGTGCTTATGAATGGATGTTTTTGGCGGTTCTGATGTTCTGCTATTTGTGAGAAACGGCTGTATTCAAAGAAAGGAGAATCTTTGGAATTGGTAAATTTTCTGTTATAGGTAGTTCCAGAAATGTTTTGATTCGTTGATGcaaattttgttgtttgttttgtcCTTTTCTTCTTAATTGAGCTCGTCCTTTTCCTATGTCGAGTTTCTATGAGGTAATTATCTTGAAATATGTAGGTGAAGAGAATTTGGGGTCATGGAAGGATGGAATATTAAGTGCAGCTGCTGCAGAAGCACCAGAGCCTTATAATGATGGGCATATGAGCATGCTTGTATTGGCTAAAAACAGGACAAACAGGCCAGATATACTTTCTGGTTTTAGGAAATATAGAGGTGGATGGGACTTTGGCAATAAGCATTACTGGGCTGTAAGCtttatctttcttctttttctagtTGCTTATTCTGTCTCTAGAAGAAATGTTATAATTTGAAACTTTGCTCCACTGTACCTTTGTCTACATAAGTGAATTTTCTTTGTTAGTCATGCTTGATTTGCTAATCCAGCGAACATAAAAAATGTAAGTCAGATGGCATATCATAAAATATCTGGAATCAATCATAGAATGCAATATATTGGTGCTTTTAATTCCTCTAATGGGTTTTGAACAGAGATTCtctccctatatatatatatatatatatatatgtatatgtatatgtatatgtatatgtatgtatgtatgtatgtatgtatatttcATTCTTTCTAACTGTGGTGAGAACATATACTGTCAACTAGGATTCAGAAATTAATCTTCAAGAAAGGCAACAAGAAGAGGTTTTgctcttttaatttttcattatATCGTTCCAATTTGTGGCGGGCGGTTATGTAGTTGTCTTTCTGTAAAAGGATGAGTTTTTTTGTGCTTACTAAATCAGATAGTGTCAAGTGTCTCAATACCTGTTAACGGGAAATTCATCCAATGTGACGTAGTTTTAGATAAGCTAGGAACACCAATTTTAAAGGTTGTCCAGGACTGCAATTGCTGGTAACTCCAAAGTGTGTCTTGTGGACTGATATAGGTATTCATTTGTTCATACTAGTGAGAAGTTACATGTCCTGGACTATCTAGAATGTGGTTACTTGGTTAAGGCGTTTATAAACTGATATTTTCCCCCTCTGACATCCCCTTAGGAACCTAAAACAGCTTAAGCAATCTGGTAAAAAAATCAAGCTGCAATTATGCTCCCAAAGATTCTGGAATTGTTCTGAAAGGTCTTTAGTTGATTAGAGTTAAGCTGGCATATGACTTGAAATGAATCGGGGAACATTACCAAAGACACATTTCGATAGTTAATCTCAGATTTTTTTGGTGATAAGGACACGTCGATAGTGTACGAAATTATCATGTTTCTAAGCTTATGCTTTTGGGATGCTatgttttttcccttttaacACAATTGGTCTCCTCTGCATGGTTGCTATACTTTAAGTGCACTAAATCATTTTTTTGGAAATGATTCATGCACACTTTCATTATAGAGAACCAAGTGAATTCATGCTTTTCTAATCAGGATTTTTGACTGTTTTGTACAGTCTGTTGGGTTCACGGGAGCTGCTGGTTTCATTCTTGCTGTGCTCTGGTTTGTCTCATTTGGCTTAGCTCTTCTGGTGCATCATTGCTGTGGATGGAGGATAGATATCAATGGCAGCAAATCATGTCGTTCAGAAAGAATCTGTTTGATATTACTCGTTTTCTTCACGTGTGCTGCAGCGTAATTTTTTCCAAACTCAAACTCAGTGTCAGAAATGTTCACTCTAGAGTTCTTTTAGTTACTCTTAAGATCAATCAATCACTTAGAACATATATGGCCATTATGTTATGCTTTCATATCTTGGTGAATGAAATCTGAAATTCCTTGTCATTTCCAGTCTTTTAAGGGTTTTGGGGTTTCTTCATATGCAACAGAAATATGGGTAATTTGGTTGCAGGAGAGTTAATAAGTAAACCAAATATTCCTTTCGATTTCTTTTGCTTTGACCTTCCTTTAATAAAGCAATTATGGATGAATTTCTCGGTTAtgaattctttcttctttcagCCTTGGTCTAACATTTCGTCTGATGTTACCAGGATTGGATGTATTCTTCTTTCAGTTGGACAGGATGAATTCCACGGTGAGGCATTGAATACTTTGAGTTATGTTGTAAATCAGTCTGACTACACAGTGGATACACTAAGAAATGTCACCGAGTATATGGCTCTTGCCAAGACAGTCAATGTGGCCCAGCTTTTCCTCCCTTCCGATGTCAAAAATGACATTGACCGGTTGAATGTTGAACTGAATGATGCAGCAGATACTCTGGAGGCAAAGACAGATGAGAACTCTGGGAAAATAGAGAGAGTGTTCAATACTGTGTATGATCTACTTtaattgtattttattttttctttctgtgTTGAACTGTGCTGATATTTGGATCTATTTGACAGAAGGTCTGCAATGATAGCAGTTGCAGTTGTGATGCTTCTAATATCCGTATTGGGTCTTGGTATGTATACATGGACCATATCTTGTTTTTAATCTTTTCTGTCTGTCCGCttgctataattttttttttttccggaaggTGGGGGGGTGGAGTTTGGTTGGGGTGGAAGAAACAGAGAAGGGGTGGACAAATTTCATCATTGGTTGTCAGTGTGTGGCTTGTCCTATTGTCTTTTACTgatataatttattttattgcaGTCCTGTCCATACTTGGCCATCAACATGCAATTCACATGTAAGTTTCACTTTCCCTCCATCCATCCCACCACACTATTTTGTGCATGGGAGGTGTATTTATATTAGCCTCTTTGAAAATCTTTGCAAATTCGTTTTTGTCCTGTTTTATGTGTACTATTAGTAGTCTCACGACTTGGCTAACTTTTACAGATTTGTTGTTAGCGGATGGTTACTTGTTGCAGTTACTTTTGTTCTCTGTGGAGTATTCATCATACTTAACAAGTAAGCATTAACTCTCATGACTCACTTGCACTTCATACTTTCAATTGTGGTTCCTCAAGAAaccatgcatgcatgaactcaTGTTCCATTACATTAAATTTATAAAAGGTATTTGATGATGACTATTGATTTTCTCAAGTCTCTATGCTTATCCTTCCGCTCTGCTCTGTCTCTTCAAAATTCTTTGATGGGTCAagatgatcttttttttttccttgaatcATATGTTCAAATTTTGGTCTTTTAACAAATTTCTTAGTGCAGCTAAAATGAACAAAGCTTAAGCAAATAATAACAGGGTCCAAGTCTTGGCTTAGAATTCCATTTGCATAGAGAACATTTGTTCTCTTATCTTTATCTCAGCAGCttgaaaaataattcttattaACCATGTCACCTGTACTCCCACATCAAGATTACTAAAGAAACGGTTGAGTCAGTGTAGATAGGACTAGTTCCATTCCGCAGAGATATCTTTTTGATCTTTCATATTCATGCATGCATTGGACGCGAAGTTTGATCTGGAGGAGAGGTGCTTATTGAAAGGTGTTTTTGTGTTTTCAGTGCAATAGCTGACACCTGTATGGCCATGGGGGAATGGATGGATAACCCTCATGCGGAGACTGCTCTGAGTAATATCCTTCCCTGTGTTGACCAGGCAACAACAAATCAGACACTGTTTAAAAGTAAACAAGTTGTCGGTGATATTGTAAATATTGTCAATGCATTTGTAGACTCCTATGCAAATTCAAATCCTCCTCGTGAAGCTAACAATTATTACTACAACCAGTCGGGGCCTGTGGTGCCTCATCTTTGTCATCCTTACGACTCTCAGCTGCATGACCGCAATTGTTCAGATCAAGAAGTTTCTATGGCAAATGCTTCTGTTGTAAGTGGATGGCAATCTTTGAGTCCTAACGTTCTTGGGCTAGAAAAACCTGCATCTCAAAGTTAGCTAGTGAAAGCATTAGAAATTAATTCAATCTGAAACTTCTGACTAAGCCCTCTGAAATTGTTGTTGTGTTACTGCTTATTAGGTCTTCTTATCACTCACCGAAATTCTCCTAAATATTCAGGTATGGCAGGACTACACTTGCACAGTATCACCAGACGGGCTGTGCAGCAGTGTTGGGAGGTTGACACCAGATATGTATGCGCAAATGGTGGCAGCACTTAGCATCAGCTATGCTCTCCAACATTATACACCTCCGTTGCTAAGTCTTCAGAACTGTAACTTTGTTCGTGATACATTTAGAAATATTACCTTGAACTACTGTCCTCCATTGGAGCACTATCTTCGAGTTGTAAATGCAGGATTAGCTATGATCTCAGTAGGGGTCATGCTCAGTCTTGCGCTGTGGATTCTTTATGCAAACCACCCCCAAAGGGAGGAAGTGTTTGCGAAGTTCTCTTTACGAATAAAAGGGAGCTGCAATGATAAGAAAACCCGCAGTAGCCATGTCATCGATTTAACCACAAGAAGTCCAGCTCCAGGAACTGGAGTTTAGACTAAACTAGTTTTCCTGTTAGATTTAGAAGTAAGGTAGATGATTCAAGGAGATGAGATTTGTTTCCTCTCTTATCTGACAGGCAGGCTCAAGATGGGGCGAAGCACCATTTGAGCCGGTAGCTTGTTGCTATAGCATTGTAACTCTACTAAAATTGTACAGTAAAGTTTATATTTTTGGCCATCTTTTGATATTATATATCAGTGGTTCACTATgctattaaatattttttttctcctttttggtgGAAATATATTGAGTGAAGTCTATGCAGGAACTCCATAATCAGCAGTAACAATTGTACCTTCATTTAACAATGACTATCCCACCTAAGGTCCGTCCATTTGATAAGACTAAAGTTTGAAGTCTGAAAAATTAAATATTACAAGTATAAAGTTGTCGAAACGATTAAGTTATATCTAACTAATTGAATTATAGTGCTGAATTGGAATTTatgtttttatatttaaaaaaaattcttttatttgtgtatttagaGGGAAAGAATGTGTGTATGCATGTGTTTGTGAGAGAGAGAAATTAATGAAATAATTTAGAGCTCatatttaagtatatatatatttgtgttGGAGAGCGTATATTTGCATGTGCGTATATATGAACAGAAAGAGAACACACGTGTATTTTGTACAAGAGCATTTATGAGACTATATTATTATATGTACAGTTAATTCagaaaattcagtaaaaaattttcacttaaaaaTTTTCAGAATCGATCAAAACATTAATCACAATCATTGTCAGCATTGCTTTCGTTGCTAACCATTTCCTCATTAGGTACTTATCTTGATTCCAATTTTGCTGCTTTGTTGTCCACTGAACAGCATAAAAAGTTTGTTAGTTTCGTTATCGTTTTGCAGTTGGGGTGGTGTTTGGTGATTGATTGTTGACTGTTCGGAACCAACTCCACAACCCAACTAATTTGGCCCCAACCCAACTAATTTGGCCCCAACCCATCAGCACAGCCTAGAAAGGGATCACTGGGCCCCAAATCTGACATGGACAATTGCAGCCACTCTCAATTAACATTTTTAGCTCCAATTGCCCCAAAATCTTGATTAAGTAGCCTAACTCTCGAACTTCCAaatgctatttttcttttttcttttttttcactttttatttttggacaAGCTACATGGAAGAAAGTATAGAGATTCTGAGTAATTAAAACTTTACATTGTCTGAGTGTTAGAAAttcaaaaattctcaattttcaaaaaaaaaaagaagaaattcaagaattcTGTTCAATAAATATATAGGTTACAATTAAattatttcatgaaatttacttttttatcaaaaaaaaaataatgagttATCACTAAGAACATAATGAAAGCTGAATTATATAGTAAAACTCTCATACTAAATTGGCATCAGACAATAATAAATGAACCAGataatatacataaataatcaaaaaataattAACGTGTTAATATTATCTCGATATGGTCTTGTTTGTATTGAAGTTTTCCATATTATGTgatcatatttttttaatttttttttattttacatacattaaattattgtaaatattttttttctaccAAAAGTCCATAATAAAATGATAGTTGCGATGAGACCTAAGATTTTCACATTTATTCATGACAAAGAGTAAAATTCAATGTGCTCATTTTAATTTATTAGTTATGTGTACTAATAGCTTTTCATTCACGGTTAACTTTTTGAGTATCCCATTGCGCAATAAAATATGTGGCTTGGACTCATCAATAATTTTTGCTGCTTATAATTCTCGCTAAGGCCAGCACTTGAATTGTTCTGATGTATTTCCGTATACCGTAGACTTTGGGATACGTACTTATTCCGATCAACAGAATCTTTAAACTCCAAAATCAAACCTTAAAACCTCCACATACGCAATACGTACAAAAATCGTATATAAGTGTTGCATATATATGTAAAGACTTTCGTACACAAAATTGTGTttgtgttgttgttgttgttgtagtAGCCATTATTCGATgtcttcttctcctttttctCCAATTTTTTCTGTATTATTtttagctctttttttttctagctcCAGAGCGTCGTTTTTTCCAGCCGGATCGTCGTCCTTCTCTCGGAGATCAATTCTTCGAGAAATCAGTAGCGATGGTAAAAATGAAAAACGAGTTGAAAAAGCCGATTATGGCGTGGAATTAAACGCCACGAATTTCGATGCTATCCTCAAAGATACTCCGGCTACTTACGCGATCGTTGAATTCTTTGCTCACTGGTATTAGTTTTGCTCCCaagtttcaatttttgttaTTCAATTGATTGCATGCTTAGTAAATATAATATACCATttccttttttgtctttttttttttgaagaaaagtttTC from the Coffea arabica cultivar ET-39 chromosome 11e, Coffea Arabica ET-39 HiFi, whole genome shotgun sequence genome contains:
- the LOC113717730 gene encoding uncharacterized protein encodes the protein MMMIMRAFIFFIFVIILNSIPAQSRPGDPFKSILGEENLGSWKDGILSAAAAEAPEPYNDGHMSMLVLAKNRTNRPDILSGFRKYRGGWDFGNKHYWASVGFTGAAGFILAVLWFVSFGLALLVHHCCGWRIDINGSKSCRSERICLILLVFFTCAAAIGCILLSVGQDEFHGEALNTLSYVVNQSDYTVDTLRNVTEYMALAKTVNVAQLFLPSDVKNDIDRLNVELNDAADTLEAKTDENSGKIERVFNTVRSAMIAVAVVMLLISVLGLVLSILGHQHAIHIFVVSGWLLVAVTFVLCGVFIILNNAIADTCMAMGEWMDNPHAETALSNILPCVDQATTNQTLFKSKQVVGDIVNIVNAFVDSYANSNPPREANNYYYNQSGPVVPHLCHPYDSQLHDRNCSDQEVSMANASVVWQDYTCTVSPDGLCSSVGRLTPDMYAQMVAALSISYALQHYTPPLLSLQNCNFVRDTFRNITLNYCPPLEHYLRVVNAGLAMISVGVMLSLALWILYANHPQREEVFAKFSLRIKGSCNDKKTRSSHVIDLTTRSPAPGTGV